A genomic region of Anas platyrhynchos isolate ZD024472 breed Pekin duck chromosome 19, IASCAAS_PekinDuck_T2T, whole genome shotgun sequence contains the following coding sequences:
- the DNAI2 gene encoding dynein axonemal intermediate chain 2 isoform X3, which translates to MEIVHIYTRRRSDFGRPCYFSDRPAEVCVDIQPDPSLAEAFMLRCPVDTPVQHGSEMSEHEVNTERVEVETRGVNHVEGGWPKDINPQEMEQTARFRKKVEKEENYVNTIVHLGTLMEHCVRQNNAIDIYKEYFGEEEEAEMEDEAPSAKTINVIRDPNITKRTAAHLSWHPDRCKKLAVAYSCLEFQQSTEDMSLDSYIWDLAYWDTRKGGLPVEVSTVEASHRDPVYGAIWLQSKTGTECFSASTDGQVLWWDIRKLSEPTETLVLDITRQGLLENALGAITLEFEPTMPTKFMVGTEQGIVITCNRKAKTPPEKIAGTYSGHHGPVYALTRNPLYPKIFLTVGDWTARIWSEEAKESSIMWTKYHLSYLTAGCWSTVRPAVFFTTKMDGTLDVWDFLFKQNDPSLSLKICDEPLSSLRLQDNGCIVGCGSKLGTVTLLEISSGLCTLQRNEKNLANAMFERETKREKILEARHREMRLKERARSEGQDAEAEEIPEESPQEALDRAQKEFFEVIEAELQRRARAEARHLDGKPVPFRLKSGQERRRWCRARRASCPSMRKRARKRMPPRSSSGARPGGSHRKRGAAHRCSLALCPPDFIFPLA; encoded by the exons ATGGAGATCGTCCACATCTACACCAGGCGGCGCAGCGATTTCGGGCGGCCCTGCTACTTCTCGGACCGTCCGGCCGAGGTGTGCGTGGACATCCAGCCCGACCCCAGCCTGGCCGAGGCCTTCATGCTGCGCTGCCCCGTGGACACCCCCGTGCAGCATGGCAGCGAGATGTCGGAGCATGAG GTCAACACGGAGCGGGTGGAGGTGGAAACCCGCGGCGTGAACCACGTGGAGGGCGGCTGGCCCAAGGACATCAACCCCCAGGAGATGGAGCAGACGGCCCGCTTTCGGAagaaggtggagaaggaggagaactACGTCAACACCATCGTGCACCTCGGCACC CTGATGGAGCACTGTGTCAGGCAGAACAACGCCATCGACATCTACAAGGAGTACTtcggcgaggaggaggaggcagagatgGAGGATGAGGCCCCCTCTGCCAAAACCATCAATGTCATCAG GGATCCAAACATCACGAAGAGGACAGCCGCACATCTCTCCTGGCACCCTGACAGATGCAAGAAGCTGGCCGTGGCTTATTCCTGCCTGGAGTTCCAGCAAAGCACGGAAGACATGAGCCTGGACTCGTACATCTGGGACCTCG CTTACTGGGACACCAGGAAAGGGGGGCTGCCCGTGGAGGTGTCCACCGTGGAGGCCAGCCACAGGGACCCCGTGTACGGTGCGATCTGGTTGCAGTCCAAAACGGGCACCGAGTGCTTCTCGGCATCCACCGATGGGCAG gtgctgtggTGGGACATCCGCAAGCTCTCCGAGCCCACCGAGACGCTGGTCTTGGACATCACGcgccaggggctgctggagaaCGCTCTGGGTGCCATCACGCTGGAGTTCGAGCCCACCATG CCCACCAAGTTCATGGTGGGCACGGAGCAGGGCATCGTCATCACCTGCAACCGCAAGGCCAAGACGCCCCCCGAAAAAATCGCCGGCACCTACAGCGGCCACCACGGGCCCGTCTACGCCCTGACCAGGAACCCTTTGTACCCCAAAATCTTCCTGACGGTTGGTGACTGGACTGCTCGGATCTGGTCAGAGGAAGCCAAGGAGTCGTCGATTATGTGGACCAA GTACCACCTCTCCTACCTGACGGCCGGCTGCTGGAGCACAGTGAGGCCGGCTGTGTTCTTCACGACCAAGATGGACGGGACCCTGGACGTCTGGGATTTCCTCTTCAAGCAGAACGACCCCTCCCTCAGCCTGAAG atCTGCGACGAGCCCCTCTCCAGCCTGCGCCTGCAGGACAACGGGTGCATCGTGGGCTGCGGCTCGAAACTGGGCACCGTCACCCTGCTGGAGATCTCCTCCGGGCTCTGCACCCTACAGAGGAATGAGAAGAACCTGGCCAACGCC ATGTTCGAACGGGAGACGAAAAGGGAGAAAATCCTGGAGGCGCGGCACCGGGAGATGCGGCTGAAGGAGCGCGCCAGGTCGGAGGGTCAGGACGCAGAAGCGGAGGAGATTCCGGAGGAGAGCCCCCAGGAGGCACTGGACAGAGCCCAGAAGGAATTCTTTGAGGTTATTGAAGCGGAGCTGCAGAGGAGGGCACGGGCAGAGGCACGGCACCTGGACGGCAAG CCTGTGCCTTTCAGGTTAAAAAGCGGGCAGGAGAGGAGGCGGTGGTGCAGGGCGAGGAGAGCGAGCTGCCCAAGTATGAGGAAGAGAGCGAGGAAAAGGATGCCGCCAAG GAGTAGCAGCGGAGCCAGGCCCGGTGGATCGCACAGAAAGCGTGGAGCTGCGCACAGATGCTCCTTGGCCCTTTGCCCTCccgattttatttttcctctagcGTGA
- the RPL38 gene encoding large ribosomal subunit protein eL38, producing MPRKIEEIKDFLLTARRKDAKSVKIKKNKDNVKFKVRCSRYLYTLVITDKEKAEKLKQSLPPGLAVKELK from the exons atg CCTCGCAAGATTGAGGAGATCAAGGACTTCCTGCTGACAGCCAGGAGGAAGGACGCCAAGT CCGTCAAGATCAAGAAGAACAAGGACAATGTGAAGTTCAAGGTGCGCTGCAGCCGCTACCTCTACACACTGGTCATCACCGACAAGGAGAAGGCCGAGAAGCTGAAGCAGTCCCTGCCCCCAG GTTTGGCCGTGAAGGAGCTGAAATGA
- the DNAI2 gene encoding dynein axonemal intermediate chain 2 isoform X2, producing MEIVHIYTRRRSDFGRPCYFSDRPAEVCVDIQPDPSLAEAFMLRCPVDTPVQHGSEMSEHEVNTERVEVETRGVNHVEGGWPKDINPQEMEQTARFRKKVEKEENYVNTIVHLGTLMEHCVRQNNAIDIYKEYFGEEEEAEMEDEAPSAKTINVIRDPNITKRTAAHLSWHPDRCKKLAVAYSCLEFQQSTEDMSLDSYIWDLENPNKPQLVLKPSSPLVSLEYNPKDAHILVGGCYNGQLAYWDTRKGGLPVEVSTVEASHRDPVYGAIWLQSKTGTECFSASTDGQVLWWDIRKLSEPTETLVLDITRQGLLENALGAITLEFEPTMPTKFMVGTEQGIVITCNRKAKTPPEKIAGTYSGHHGPVYALTRNPLYPKIFLTVGDWTARIWSEEAKESSIMWTKYHLSYLTAGCWSTVRPAVFFTTKMDGTLDVWDFLFKQNDPSLSLKICDEPLSSLRLQDNGCIVGCGSKLGTVTLLEISSGLCTLQRNEKNLANAMFERETKREKILEARHREMRLKERARSEGQDAEAEEIPEESPQEALDRAQKEFFEVIEAELQRRARAEARHLDGKVKKRAGEEAVVQGEESELPKYEEESEEKDAAKE from the exons ATGGAGATCGTCCACATCTACACCAGGCGGCGCAGCGATTTCGGGCGGCCCTGCTACTTCTCGGACCGTCCGGCCGAGGTGTGCGTGGACATCCAGCCCGACCCCAGCCTGGCCGAGGCCTTCATGCTGCGCTGCCCCGTGGACACCCCCGTGCAGCATGGCAGCGAGATGTCGGAGCATGAG GTCAACACGGAGCGGGTGGAGGTGGAAACCCGCGGCGTGAACCACGTGGAGGGCGGCTGGCCCAAGGACATCAACCCCCAGGAGATGGAGCAGACGGCCCGCTTTCGGAagaaggtggagaaggaggagaactACGTCAACACCATCGTGCACCTCGGCACC CTGATGGAGCACTGTGTCAGGCAGAACAACGCCATCGACATCTACAAGGAGTACTtcggcgaggaggaggaggcagagatgGAGGATGAGGCCCCCTCTGCCAAAACCATCAATGTCATCAG GGATCCAAACATCACGAAGAGGACAGCCGCACATCTCTCCTGGCACCCTGACAGATGCAAGAAGCTGGCCGTGGCTTATTCCTGCCTGGAGTTCCAGCAAAGCACGGAAGACATGAGCCTGGACTCGTACATCTGGGACCTCG AGAACCCCAACAAGCCGCAGCTGGTCCTCAAGCCATCGTCCCCTCTGGTGAGCCTGGAATACAACCCCAAGGATGCGCACAtcctggtgggaggctgctacAACGGGCAGCTGG CTTACTGGGACACCAGGAAAGGGGGGCTGCCCGTGGAGGTGTCCACCGTGGAGGCCAGCCACAGGGACCCCGTGTACGGTGCGATCTGGTTGCAGTCCAAAACGGGCACCGAGTGCTTCTCGGCATCCACCGATGGGCAG gtgctgtggTGGGACATCCGCAAGCTCTCCGAGCCCACCGAGACGCTGGTCTTGGACATCACGcgccaggggctgctggagaaCGCTCTGGGTGCCATCACGCTGGAGTTCGAGCCCACCATG CCCACCAAGTTCATGGTGGGCACGGAGCAGGGCATCGTCATCACCTGCAACCGCAAGGCCAAGACGCCCCCCGAAAAAATCGCCGGCACCTACAGCGGCCACCACGGGCCCGTCTACGCCCTGACCAGGAACCCTTTGTACCCCAAAATCTTCCTGACGGTTGGTGACTGGACTGCTCGGATCTGGTCAGAGGAAGCCAAGGAGTCGTCGATTATGTGGACCAA GTACCACCTCTCCTACCTGACGGCCGGCTGCTGGAGCACAGTGAGGCCGGCTGTGTTCTTCACGACCAAGATGGACGGGACCCTGGACGTCTGGGATTTCCTCTTCAAGCAGAACGACCCCTCCCTCAGCCTGAAG atCTGCGACGAGCCCCTCTCCAGCCTGCGCCTGCAGGACAACGGGTGCATCGTGGGCTGCGGCTCGAAACTGGGCACCGTCACCCTGCTGGAGATCTCCTCCGGGCTCTGCACCCTACAGAGGAATGAGAAGAACCTGGCCAACGCC ATGTTCGAACGGGAGACGAAAAGGGAGAAAATCCTGGAGGCGCGGCACCGGGAGATGCGGCTGAAGGAGCGCGCCAGGTCGGAGGGTCAGGACGCAGAAGCGGAGGAGATTCCGGAGGAGAGCCCCCAGGAGGCACTGGACAGAGCCCAGAAGGAATTCTTTGAGGTTATTGAAGCGGAGCTGCAGAGGAGGGCACGGGCAGAGGCACGGCACCTGGACGGCAAG GTTAAAAAGCGGGCAGGAGAGGAGGCGGTGGTGCAGGGCGAGGAGAGCGAGCTGCCCAAGTATGAGGAAGAGAGCGAGGAAAAGGATGCCGCCAAG GAGTAG
- the DNAI2 gene encoding dynein axonemal intermediate chain 2 isoform X1: MEIVHIYTRRRSDFGRPCYFSDRPAEVCVDIQPDPSLAEAFMLRCPVDTPVQHGSEMSEHEVNTERVEVETRGVNHVEGGWPKDINPQEMEQTARFRKKVEKEENYVNTIVHLGTLMEHCVRQNNAIDIYKEYFGEEEEAEMEDEAPSAKTINVIRDPNITKRTAAHLSWHPDRCKKLAVAYSCLEFQQSTEDMSLDSYIWDLENPNKPQLVLKPSSPLVSLEYNPKDAHILVGGCYNGQLAYWDTRKGGLPVEVSTVEASHRDPVYGAIWLQSKTGTECFSASTDGQVLWWDIRKLSEPTETLVLDITRQGLLENALGAITLEFEPTMPTKFMVGTEQGIVITCNRKAKTPPEKIAGTYSGHHGPVYALTRNPLYPKIFLTVGDWTARIWSEEAKESSIMWTKYHLSYLTAGCWSTVRPAVFFTTKMDGTLDVWDFLFKQNDPSLSLKICDEPLSSLRLQDNGCIVGCGSKLGTVTLLEISSGLCTLQRNEKNLANAMFERETKREKILEARHREMRLKERARSEGQDAEAEEIPEESPQEALDRAQKEFFEVIEAELQRRARAEARHLDGKPVPFRLKSGQERRRWCRARRASCPSMRKRARKRMPPRSSSGARPGGSHRKRGAAHRCSLALCPPDFIFPLA; encoded by the exons ATGGAGATCGTCCACATCTACACCAGGCGGCGCAGCGATTTCGGGCGGCCCTGCTACTTCTCGGACCGTCCGGCCGAGGTGTGCGTGGACATCCAGCCCGACCCCAGCCTGGCCGAGGCCTTCATGCTGCGCTGCCCCGTGGACACCCCCGTGCAGCATGGCAGCGAGATGTCGGAGCATGAG GTCAACACGGAGCGGGTGGAGGTGGAAACCCGCGGCGTGAACCACGTGGAGGGCGGCTGGCCCAAGGACATCAACCCCCAGGAGATGGAGCAGACGGCCCGCTTTCGGAagaaggtggagaaggaggagaactACGTCAACACCATCGTGCACCTCGGCACC CTGATGGAGCACTGTGTCAGGCAGAACAACGCCATCGACATCTACAAGGAGTACTtcggcgaggaggaggaggcagagatgGAGGATGAGGCCCCCTCTGCCAAAACCATCAATGTCATCAG GGATCCAAACATCACGAAGAGGACAGCCGCACATCTCTCCTGGCACCCTGACAGATGCAAGAAGCTGGCCGTGGCTTATTCCTGCCTGGAGTTCCAGCAAAGCACGGAAGACATGAGCCTGGACTCGTACATCTGGGACCTCG AGAACCCCAACAAGCCGCAGCTGGTCCTCAAGCCATCGTCCCCTCTGGTGAGCCTGGAATACAACCCCAAGGATGCGCACAtcctggtgggaggctgctacAACGGGCAGCTGG CTTACTGGGACACCAGGAAAGGGGGGCTGCCCGTGGAGGTGTCCACCGTGGAGGCCAGCCACAGGGACCCCGTGTACGGTGCGATCTGGTTGCAGTCCAAAACGGGCACCGAGTGCTTCTCGGCATCCACCGATGGGCAG gtgctgtggTGGGACATCCGCAAGCTCTCCGAGCCCACCGAGACGCTGGTCTTGGACATCACGcgccaggggctgctggagaaCGCTCTGGGTGCCATCACGCTGGAGTTCGAGCCCACCATG CCCACCAAGTTCATGGTGGGCACGGAGCAGGGCATCGTCATCACCTGCAACCGCAAGGCCAAGACGCCCCCCGAAAAAATCGCCGGCACCTACAGCGGCCACCACGGGCCCGTCTACGCCCTGACCAGGAACCCTTTGTACCCCAAAATCTTCCTGACGGTTGGTGACTGGACTGCTCGGATCTGGTCAGAGGAAGCCAAGGAGTCGTCGATTATGTGGACCAA GTACCACCTCTCCTACCTGACGGCCGGCTGCTGGAGCACAGTGAGGCCGGCTGTGTTCTTCACGACCAAGATGGACGGGACCCTGGACGTCTGGGATTTCCTCTTCAAGCAGAACGACCCCTCCCTCAGCCTGAAG atCTGCGACGAGCCCCTCTCCAGCCTGCGCCTGCAGGACAACGGGTGCATCGTGGGCTGCGGCTCGAAACTGGGCACCGTCACCCTGCTGGAGATCTCCTCCGGGCTCTGCACCCTACAGAGGAATGAGAAGAACCTGGCCAACGCC ATGTTCGAACGGGAGACGAAAAGGGAGAAAATCCTGGAGGCGCGGCACCGGGAGATGCGGCTGAAGGAGCGCGCCAGGTCGGAGGGTCAGGACGCAGAAGCGGAGGAGATTCCGGAGGAGAGCCCCCAGGAGGCACTGGACAGAGCCCAGAAGGAATTCTTTGAGGTTATTGAAGCGGAGCTGCAGAGGAGGGCACGGGCAGAGGCACGGCACCTGGACGGCAAG CCTGTGCCTTTCAGGTTAAAAAGCGGGCAGGAGAGGAGGCGGTGGTGCAGGGCGAGGAGAGCGAGCTGCCCAAGTATGAGGAAGAGAGCGAGGAAAAGGATGCCGCCAAG GAGTAGCAGCGGAGCCAGGCCCGGTGGATCGCACAGAAAGCGTGGAGCTGCGCACAGATGCTCCTTGGCCCTTTGCCCTCccgattttatttttcctctagcGTGA
- the TTYH2 gene encoding protein tweety homolog 2: protein MPPARADYLAPWWAAWLHGVPHRDLRLQPVPAAFRPRDPEYQQSLLFLGLVAAVCLGLNLLFLTSYLLCLCCCKRDEEPDPKRPHSCCVTWMAVTAGLICCTAVGIGFYGNSETNDGVYQLLYALDNANHTLTGIDALVAGSTQRLRGGLEQHLGRLSEVLAPRADYLQTLKFLQQLAATVILQLSGLPPWHGVSAQLTTLAARAAYVEYYRWLAYLLFFILVLAVCLLGCLGLAKRSRCLLTVMLCCGLLTLVLSWASVALDTAAAVGTSDFCVAPDKFIMNQTESEISAEVAHYYLYCEQSLSNPFQQALTVLQRSLTTMQIQTQGLIQFALPLFPMAEKDLLGVQQLLNASETSLHQLTAMLDCRGLHKDYLDALIGICYDGVEGLLYLVLFSLLVAASFSTIICATPRAWKHLAGRDRDYDDMDEEDPFNPQARRIAAHNPARGQLRSFCSYSSSLGSQSSLHPPAQTISNAPVSEYMNQAVLFGGNPRYENVPLIGRGSPPPTYSPSMRATYLAVTDEHVRPFNTEFPA, encoded by the exons ATGCCCCCCGCCCGTGCCGATTACCTGGCGCCCTGGTGGGCGGCCTGGCTGCATGGGGTGCCGCACCGCGACCTGCGCCTGCAGCCCGTGCCCGCCGCCTTCCGCCCGCGGGACCCCGAATACCAGCAG tcgCTGCTGTTCCTGGGCTTGGTGGCTGCCGTCTGCCTCGGCCtcaacctcctcttcctcacctcctacctgctgtgcctgtgctgctgcaagaGGGACGAGGAGCCCGACCCCAAGCGGCCCCACTCCTGCTGTGTCACCTGGATGGCCGTCACCGCCGGCCTCATCTGCTG CACGGCCGTCGGGATCGGCTTTTATGGGAACAGCGAGACCAACGATGGGGTCTACCAGCTCCTCTACGCCCTGGACAACGCCAACCACACCCTGACCGGCATCGACGCCCTG GTCGCAGGCAGCACGCAGCGGCTGCggggggggctggagcagcaccTGGGGAGGCTGAGCGAGGTGCTGGCCCCCCGGGCCGACTACCTGCAGACCCTCAAgttcctccagcagctggcagccACCGTGATCCTACAACTTTCGGGGCTGCCCCCCTGGCACGGGGTCAGCGCCCAGCTCACCACCCTGGCCGCCCGTGCTGCCTACGTGGAGTATTACCG GTGGCTGGCTTACCTCCTCTTCTTCATCCTCGTCCTCGCCGTCTGcctgctgggctgcctggggctggccaAGCGCTCCCGCTGCCTCCTCACCGT GATGCTGTGCTGTGGGCTCCTCACCCTCGTCCTCAGCTGGGCTTCCGTGGCCCTGGACACGGCGGCAGCGGTG GGCACCAGCGATTTCTGCGTGGCCCCGGACAAGTTCATCATGAACCAGACAGAGAGCGAGATCAGCGCGG AGGTGGCTCACTACTACCTGTACTGCGAGCAGAGCCTGAGCAACCCCTTCCAGCAG gctCTCACCGTCCTCCAGCGCTCGCTCACCACCATGCAGATCCAGACCCAGGGGCTGATCCAGTTCGCTCTGCCCCTCTTCCCCATGGCTGAG AAAGACCTCCTGGGGGTCCAGCAGCTCCTCAACGCCTCGGAGACCAGCCTGCACCAGCTCACGGCCATGCTGGACTGCCGGGGGCTGCACAAG GACTACCTGGACGCCCTGATCGGCATCTGCTACGACGGGGTGGAGGGGCTGCTCTACCTCGTCCTCTTCTCCCTGCTGGTGGCCGCCTCCTTCTCCACCATCATCTGCGCCACGCCGCGCGCCTGGAAGCACTTGGCGGGCAG GGACCGGGATTACGATGACATGGACGAGGAGGACCCCTTCAACCCGCAGGCGCGCCGCATCGCCGCGCACAACCCGGCGCGGGGGCAGCTCCGCAGCTTCTGCAGctacagcagcagcctgggcagcCAGAGCAGCCTGCACCCCCCCGCGCAGACCATCTCCAACGCCCCCGTCTCCGAGTACAT GAACCAAGCCGTGCTCTTCGGGGGGAACCCACGCTACGAGAACGTGCCCCTGATCGGCAGGGGGTCTCCCCCCCCCACG TACTCCCCGAGCATGCGAGCCACCTACCTGGCCGTCACCGATGAGCACGTCAGGCCCTTCAACACCGAATTCCCAGCCTAG